One part of the Treponema peruense genome encodes these proteins:
- the flgB gene encoding flagellar basal body rod protein FlgB: MNSFSNSVDLLHRALDVSSLRYQVTANNIANSEVPNYKRQSVNFESELKRAFESRDNSGEGFRMITTDPRHISSEMPRDWRSVEPRRVTDWTTVSKANGNNVDAEQEAMNIVQIQMQYRLLTQLESFEFSQVNTAMKKI, encoded by the coding sequence ATGAACAGTTTTTCAAATTCAGTAGATTTACTCCACAGGGCTCTTGATGTTTCAAGCCTGCGCTATCAGGTAACGGCAAACAACATTGCCAACAGCGAAGTTCCCAATTACAAAAGGCAGTCCGTAAACTTTGAAAGCGAACTCAAGCGGGCGTTCGAGTCAAGGGACAATTCCGGTGAAGGATTCCGCATGATAACCACAGATCCCCGCCATATAAGCAGCGAAATGCCGCGTGACTGGAGGTCTGTAGAGCCGCGCAGGGTTACTGACTGGACAACAGTTTCAAAGGCAAACGGAAACAATGTTGATGCCGAACAGGAAGCTATGAATATTGTTCAGATTCAGATGCAGTACAGGCTTCTTACCCAACTTGAAAGTTTTGAATTTTCTCAGGTTAATACTGCAATGAAAAAGATATGA
- a CDS encoding helix-turn-helix domain-containing protein — MGFPEEIKRIRQRCFLTQQDFAKEIQVAFSTVNRWEGGKAKPNLNAMKNIKEFCLKKDVDYTGVEEAWLDFKVEGKR, encoded by the coding sequence ATGGGATTTCCAGAAGAAATTAAAAGAATCAGACAACGATGTTTTCTGACACAGCAAGATTTTGCCAAAGAAATACAGGTGGCATTTTCTACTGTGAATAGATGGGAAGGCGGTAAAGCGAAGCCTAACCTAAATGCAATGAAAAATATAAAGGAGTTCTGCCTTAAGAAGGATGTTGATTATACAGGTGTTGAAGAGGCATGGCTTGATTTTAAAGTGGAGGGAAAAAGATAA
- a CDS encoding type I restriction-modification system subunit M produces MAIDNKKEQERDELHRAIWAIADELRGAVDGWDFKNYVLGTMFYRYISENIANYINEGEIEAGNTDFEYSKMSDDDAEEAREGLVQAKGFFILPSELFCNVRSKAKDDENLNETLEKVFRHIEESAKGSESESDFAGLFDDFDVNSNKLGSTVAKRNEKLCKLLDGVADMNLGDVKNHDIDAFGDAYEYLMTMYASNAGKSGGEFFTPADVSELLTRLGTVGKTEINKVYDPACGSGSLLLKAEKVLGRDKVRNGFYGQEINITTYNLCRINMFLHDIGFDKFNIACEDTLIAPAHWDDEPFELIVSNPPYSIKWAGDDNPLLISDPRFAPAGVLAPKSKADLAFIMHSLSWLASNGTAAIVCFPGIMYRGGAEQKIRKYLVDNNFIDCVIQLPSNLFFGTSIATCIMVLKKNKVDNRTLFIDATNECIKVTNNNKLTAENMDKIVDCFANRTETKHFSHLATYDEIEENDYNLSVSTYVEAEDTREKIDIVKLNAEIKEIVAREETLRKAIDEIIAEIEVG; encoded by the coding sequence ATGGCTATCGATAATAAGAAGGAACAGGAACGCGATGAACTTCACAGAGCTATATGGGCAATCGCAGATGAACTTCGTGGTGCTGTAGATGGTTGGGACTTCAAAAACTATGTACTTGGCACTATGTTCTATAGATATATTTCTGAAAATATTGCGAACTATATCAACGAAGGTGAAATTGAAGCAGGTAATACTGATTTTGAATATTCAAAAATGAGTGATGACGATGCAGAGGAAGCAAGAGAAGGTCTTGTTCAGGCAAAAGGTTTCTTTATCCTTCCTTCTGAACTTTTCTGCAATGTAAGATCAAAAGCTAAGGATGATGAAAACCTTAATGAAACACTTGAAAAGGTATTCCGTCACATAGAAGAGTCTGCTAAAGGCAGTGAATCCGAATCTGATTTTGCAGGACTTTTCGATGACTTCGATGTAAACAGCAACAAACTTGGTTCAACTGTTGCAAAGAGAAATGAAAAGCTTTGTAAACTTCTTGATGGTGTAGCTGATATGAATCTTGGTGATGTTAAGAATCATGATATTGATGCATTCGGTGATGCCTATGAATACCTTATGACTATGTACGCATCCAATGCAGGTAAATCCGGTGGTGAGTTCTTCACTCCTGCTGATGTATCAGAACTTCTTACAAGACTTGGTACAGTTGGCAAGACTGAAATCAACAAAGTTTATGACCCGGCCTGTGGCTCTGGCTCACTGCTGTTAAAGGCAGAAAAAGTTCTTGGCAGAGATAAGGTGCGTAATGGTTTCTACGGACAGGAAATCAATATCACAACCTACAACCTTTGCCGTATCAATATGTTCTTACACGATATCGGTTTTGATAAATTCAATATTGCTTGTGAAGATACACTTATAGCACCTGCACATTGGGATGATGAACCTTTTGAACTAATCGTTTCAAATCCACCATACTCAATCAAGTGGGCTGGTGATGATAATCCATTACTTATCAGTGATCCTCGTTTTGCACCTGCAGGTGTTCTTGCACCTAAGAGTAAGGCTGACCTTGCATTCATTATGCACAGTCTTTCTTGGCTTGCATCGAACGGAACTGCTGCGATTGTATGTTTCCCCGGTATTATGTACCGTGGCGGTGCAGAACAGAAAATAAGAAAGTATCTTGTTGATAACAACTTTATTGATTGCGTTATTCAGTTACCTTCTAACCTTTTCTTTGGAACATCTATAGCAACTTGTATTATGGTTCTTAAGAAGAATAAGGTAGACAACAGAACTCTGTTTATCGATGCAACTAACGAATGTATTAAGGTAACAAACAACAATAAGCTTACAGCTGAAAACATGGATAAGATTGTAGACTGCTTTGCAAATAGAACAGAAACAAAGCATTTTTCACACCTTGCAACCTATGATGAAATTGAAGAAAACGACTATAATCTTTCTGTCTCAACTTACGTTGAAGCCGAGGATACAAGAGAAAAAATCGATATTGTTAAACTTAATGCAGAAATAAAAGAAATTGTCGCTCGTGAAGAGACCTTAAGAAAAGCAATTGATGAGATAATTGCGGAAATCGAGGTGGGATGA
- a CDS encoding virulence RhuM family protein, translating into MMKKDKREISIVRSSAAEYLTFITATGESDVNAVYCDENVWLTQKMMGLLYNVETHTINYHLKKIFADGEIDENSVIRKFRITAADGKTYNTNHYNLSAIIAVGNKVDSPRAVQFRKWANRIIEEFTVKGFAMDDERLKNGGTILTKDYFEEQLERIREIRLSERRFYQKITDIYATSIDYDAKAETTRLFFARVQNQLHWAIHGETAAETIYRRADSSKENMGLTTWKDAPNGKIQKFDVVIAKNYLTQEELSAIARIVNAYLDLAELRAEEQVPMTMEDWAEQFEGVLRLSRKEILTNAGSISAKIAEQHALSEFEKYRIVQDQLYQSDFDRILLEADSHTKELPEAKDGGE; encoded by the coding sequence ATGATGAAGAAGGACAAGCGTGAAATCAGCATTGTTCGTTCCTCCGCTGCGGAATATCTGACATTCATAACCGCCACCGGGGAAAGCGATGTAAATGCAGTATATTGTGATGAAAATGTATGGCTGACCCAAAAAATGATGGGACTTCTGTATAATGTGGAAACGCACACCATCAATTATCACTTGAAAAAAATCTTTGCCGACGGAGAGATCGACGAGAATTCAGTTATTCGAAAATTTCGAATAACTGCTGCGGACGGCAAAACCTACAATACCAATCACTATAATCTGAGCGCCATCATTGCCGTGGGCAATAAGGTGGATTCTCCCCGTGCAGTACAGTTTAGAAAGTGGGCAAACCGTATCATTGAAGAATTTACCGTGAAGGGCTTTGCTATGGATGACGAGCGCCTGAAAAACGGCGGAACTATTCTGACAAAAGATTATTTTGAAGAACAGCTGGAACGCATCCGTGAAATTCGCCTTTCGGAACGGCGGTTTTACCAGAAGATCACCGACATCTATGCCACCAGCATTGACTACGATGCCAAGGCAGAAACGACAAGGCTGTTTTTCGCACGGGTGCAGAATCAGCTTCATTGGGCGATCCATGGCGAAACGGCGGCAGAGACCATCTATCGCCGTGCTGACAGCAGCAAAGAGAACATGGGGCTGACCACTTGGAAGGATGCTCCCAACGGCAAAATTCAGAAATTCGATGTGGTGATTGCCAAGAATTATCTGACACAGGAAGAACTTTCTGCGATAGCGAGAATCGTCAACGCCTATCTTGATTTGGCGGAGCTGCGAGCTGAGGAACAGGTTCCTATGACGATGGAGGATTGGGCAGAACAGTTCGAGGGCGTTCTTCGGCTGAGCCGAAAGGAAATTCTGACCAATGCGGGCAGCATTTCTGCCAAAATTGCAGAACAACACGCCTTGAGCGAGTTTGAAAAATATCGCATCGTGCAGGATCAGCTGTATCAAAGCGACTTCGACAGGATATTGCTGGAAGCAGATTCACATACAAAAGAGCTGCCGGAAGCGAAGGATGGCGGTGAATAA
- a CDS encoding restriction endonuclease subunit S, whose protein sequence is MSRLDELIQELCPNGVEFITLNKICGVYDGTHQTPKYTDSGIKFASVENIEEPYATEKYISIADYEKYKIKPQRNDLLMTRIGSIGVCTVIESDEPLAYYVSLALLRPDNKVLNSRYLKYAIESLHCRKELRKRTLVNAVPIKINMGDIGKITVPLPPLEVQSEIVRILDNFTELTAELTAELTARKKQYEFYRDELLKPASEIKTVPLADIADISTGSSNTNEGLDEGKYPFFVRSQEVRRKNEYEFDETAIITAGDGVGVGKVFHYVKGKYALHQRAYRIHINNDDVLPKYFFYYMKSAFMPYIEKTMFQGSVPSIRRPMLNAFPVPVPALDAQKRIVEFLDNFEKICNDLNIGLPAEIEARQKQYEFYRDALLTYAATGKIILTDRQTDRQTDRQTDRQTDRQTDRQTDRRA, encoded by the coding sequence ATGAGTAGATTAGATGAGCTGATTCAAGAACTTTGCCCAAATGGGGTTGAGTTCATCACCCTTAATAAGATATGTGGTGTATATGATGGAACTCATCAAACACCGAAATATACTGATTCTGGAATAAAATTTGCGAGTGTAGAAAACATTGAGGAACCGTATGCAACTGAAAAATACATTTCTATTGCTGATTATGAAAAGTATAAAATCAAACCACAACGTAACGATTTGCTTATGACACGAATTGGTTCAATAGGCGTATGTACAGTAATTGAAAGTGATGAGCCGTTGGCTTATTATGTTTCGTTGGCTTTACTACGTCCCGACAACAAGGTATTGAATAGCAGATATTTGAAATATGCCATTGAAAGTCTGCACTGTCGCAAAGAACTTCGCAAAAGGACACTTGTCAACGCCGTACCAATAAAAATAAATATGGGCGATATTGGGAAAATAACAGTTCCTCTACCTCCTCTTGAGGTGCAGAGTGAAATTGTCCGTATTCTGGACAATTTCACGGAGCTTACAGCGGAGCTTACAGCGGAGCTTACAGCAAGAAAGAAACAGTATGAGTTTTATAGGGATGAATTGTTGAAACCGGCAAGTGAAATCAAAACTGTACCACTGGCTGATATAGCAGATATAAGCACAGGCAGTAGCAATACAAACGAAGGTTTAGACGAGGGTAAATATCCTTTCTTTGTTCGTTCACAAGAGGTTCGAAGGAAGAATGAGTATGAGTTTGATGAAACAGCTATCATCACAGCCGGAGATGGCGTCGGTGTTGGTAAGGTGTTTCATTATGTAAAAGGTAAATATGCCCTACATCAGAGAGCCTATCGAATTCATATAAACAATGATGATGTGTTGCCAAAATATTTCTTCTACTATATGAAATCAGCATTTATGCCCTATATTGAAAAGACAATGTTTCAAGGTTCTGTTCCGTCAATAAGGAGACCTATGCTGAACGCATTTCCTGTTCCTGTTCCTGCATTGGACGCACAAAAGCGTATTGTTGAGTTTCTTGATAACTTCGAAAAGATATGTAACGACTTAAATATCGGTCTCCCTGCTGAGATTGAAGCAAGACAAAAGCAGTACGAATTTTATCGTGATGCCCTCTTGACATACGCCGCAACCGGCAAGATAATCTTGACAGACAGACAGACAGACAGACAGACAGACAGACAGACAGACAGACAGACAGACAGACAGACAGACAGACAGACAGACAGACGAGCTTAA
- a CDS encoding restriction endonuclease subunit S, whose product MELGTIGKVSMCKRIMKAETSADGDVPFFKIGTFGKEPDAYISRDKFEKYKAAYSYPNKGDILISAAGTIGRTVIFDGEDAYYQDSNIVWIANDESIVLNRYLYYCYQLQPWNVSTGGTISRLYNDNIAKAKISVPSIEEQKRIISILDRFDSLCNDISNGLPAEIDARQKQYEFYRDKLLSFKQL is encoded by the coding sequence ATTGAACTTGGCACTATTGGAAAAGTATCTATGTGCAAACGAATTATGAAGGCGGAAACAAGTGCCGACGGCGATGTTCCGTTCTTCAAGATTGGAACATTCGGCAAAGAACCGGATGCCTATATTTCCAGGGATAAATTTGAGAAATACAAGGCAGCTTACTCTTATCCGAACAAGGGCGATATTCTGATTTCTGCGGCTGGCACAATCGGCAGAACCGTTATATTTGATGGCGAGGACGCTTACTATCAAGATTCCAATATCGTTTGGATTGCAAATGATGAAAGCATTGTTTTGAACCGTTATCTGTACTATTGCTATCAGCTTCAACCGTGGAATGTTTCTACTGGCGGAACAATTTCAAGGCTTTACAATGATAACATAGCTAAGGCAAAAATTTCTGTTCCCTCTATTGAGGAGCAAAAACGCATTATATCTATTCTTGACCGCTTTGATTCTCTTTGCAACGATATTTCAAACGGTCTGCCTGCAGAAATAGATGCAAGGCAAAAACAATATGAATTTTACAGAGATAAACTGCTTTCTTTCAAACAGTTATAA
- a CDS encoding type I restriction endonuclease subunit R, giving the protein MPYFNIVAATSENTVVTEYEPVKARSSNYQSESELEKEFIRMLTEQGYEYLQIHTEKDLIENLRNQLERLNAYQFSASEWDRFFKDSIANQNEGIVEKTRKIQEDNVQVLKRDDGSTKNITLIDKKNIHNNYLQVINQYVIGTAQGAKHDNRYDVTILVNGFPLVHVELKRRGVAIREAFNQINRYQRDSFWAGSGLFEYTQIFVISNGTNTKYYSNSTRFNAIKDVNAAQGTKKGKTSNSFEFTSFWADANNRVIPDLIDFTRTFFAKHTILNIITKYCIFTSENMLMVMRPYQITATERILNRIEIANNYKKYGDVAGGGYIWHTTGSGKTLTSFKTARLASLLPYIDKVLFVVDRKDLDYQTMKEYDRFEKGAANSNTSTAILKKQLEDSNAHIIITTIQKLATFIKKNKDHEVYNKHVVIIFDECHRSQFGDMHAAIVKSFKKYHLFGFTGTPIFPANTGSIRKPQFFTTEQTFGDQLHTYTIVDAINDKNVLPFRVDYVKTMDMGEDIDDEQVWDIAREKAMMAPERIKLVTEYILNNFDRKTYRGDKTYIYNTLTNISEVASGKNGAVEEIKQKQRVSGFNSIFAVASVPMAKLYYQEFKKQMEADPTKKLRIATIYSYGANEAEYDEGTSGILDEENSEDTSALDQSSRDFLDMAIKDYNEMFHTNYSTDSDKFQNYYKDVSLRMKNKELDLLIVVNMFLTGFDATTLNTLWVDKNLKMHGLIQAFSRTNRILNSIKTFGNIVCFRNLQKRVDTAISLFGDKNAGGIVLMKGFKDYYYGYEGIDGKQYPGYMDMMDDLTSKFPLSEPQIIGEQNQKDFISLFGAILRMRNLLSAFDEFAGKEMISERDLQDYLGRYQDLRDEWNERRKRGEITDIIDDIVFEVELIKQIEINIDYILMLVKKYHDSHCEDKEVLVTIKKAIDASPELRSKKALIETFIAGINDVEDVMTEWHDYVAEKREEELVQIIKDEKLKEPETRKFIENAFRDGEIKTTGTDIDKLMPPVSRFGGGNRDAKKQGVIDKLKSFFEKFFGVGGSFTADTHKTVSYADVVSNQPLMMVAEDTATYGTKKDGE; this is encoded by the coding sequence ATGCCATATTTCAATATCGTGGCAGCTACAAGTGAAAATACAGTTGTTACCGAATATGAGCCTGTGAAGGCACGTTCTAGCAACTATCAGTCAGAATCTGAACTTGAAAAAGAATTTATTCGTATGCTTACTGAACAGGGGTATGAATATCTTCAGATACACACAGAAAAAGATCTGATTGAAAATCTTCGTAATCAGCTTGAACGATTGAATGCTTATCAATTTTCTGCATCGGAATGGGATAGATTCTTTAAGGATTCTATTGCCAACCAGAATGAGGGAATCGTTGAAAAGACACGCAAAATCCAGGAGGATAATGTTCAGGTCTTAAAGCGAGATGACGGAAGTACAAAGAATATTACGCTTATAGATAAGAAGAATATCCACAATAACTATTTGCAGGTTATCAATCAGTATGTCATCGGTACTGCACAGGGGGCAAAGCATGACAATAGATACGATGTAACAATCCTTGTAAATGGTTTCCCTCTTGTTCATGTTGAATTAAAACGCAGAGGTGTGGCTATCCGTGAGGCTTTCAATCAGATTAACCGATATCAGAGAGATTCGTTCTGGGCAGGAAGTGGTCTGTTTGAATATACACAGATTTTTGTTATCTCAAACGGAACTAATACCAAGTATTATTCAAATTCCACTCGCTTCAATGCCATTAAGGATGTAAATGCTGCACAGGGTACAAAGAAAGGTAAAACAAGCAACAGCTTTGAATTCACATCATTCTGGGCAGATGCAAACAATCGTGTTATCCCTGATTTGATTGACTTTACAAGAACATTCTTTGCAAAGCATACGATTCTTAATATCATTACCAAGTATTGCATATTCACTTCTGAAAATATGCTTATGGTAATGCGACCATATCAGATTACTGCAACCGAACGTATTCTGAATCGTATTGAGATTGCTAATAACTATAAAAAATATGGTGATGTTGCCGGAGGTGGATACATCTGGCATACAACAGGCTCAGGTAAGACTCTTACATCATTCAAAACTGCAAGACTAGCTTCATTGCTCCCTTACATTGATAAGGTGCTCTTCGTAGTTGACCGTAAGGATTTGGACTACCAGACAATGAAAGAATATGACCGTTTTGAAAAAGGTGCAGCTAACAGCAATACTTCTACTGCTATTCTTAAAAAGCAGTTGGAGGACAGCAACGCTCACATCATCATTACAACTATTCAGAAGCTTGCGACATTCATCAAGAAAAATAAAGATCACGAAGTTTACAACAAGCACGTAGTAATCATTTTTGACGAATGCCATAGAAGTCAGTTTGGTGATATGCACGCAGCTATTGTAAAAAGCTTTAAAAAATATCACTTATTCGGTTTCACAGGAACACCAATCTTTCCTGCAAATACCGGAAGTATCCGTAAGCCACAGTTCTTCACAACAGAGCAGACTTTCGGTGACCAGTTACACACTTATACTATTGTTGATGCCATCAATGATAAGAACGTTCTCCCGTTCAGAGTTGACTATGTTAAGACAATGGATATGGGTGAGGATATCGATGATGAACAGGTATGGGATATTGCTCGTGAAAAGGCTATGATGGCACCTGAACGTATCAAGCTTGTGACTGAATACATACTTAACAACTTTGACAGAAAAACATATCGTGGTGATAAAACATATATATACAACACCCTTACCAATATTTCAGAAGTTGCATCCGGCAAGAATGGTGCTGTAGAAGAAATCAAACAGAAACAACGAGTAAGTGGATTTAACTCTATCTTCGCCGTTGCATCTGTTCCAATGGCAAAATTATATTATCAGGAATTCAAGAAACAGATGGAGGCAGACCCTACGAAGAAACTTCGTATTGCAACCATCTACAGTTATGGTGCAAATGAAGCCGAATATGATGAAGGCACAAGCGGTATCCTTGATGAGGAAAACTCAGAAGATACATCAGCACTTGACCAGTCATCAAGAGATTTCCTTGATATGGCCATCAAAGATTATAACGAGATGTTCCATACGAACTACTCGACAGACAGCGACAAGTTCCAAAATTACTATAAAGATGTTTCTCTTCGTATGAAGAACAAGGAACTTGATTTGCTCATCGTTGTAAATATGTTCTTAACAGGCTTTGATGCAACTACATTAAATACACTATGGGTAGATAAGAACCTGAAAATGCATGGACTTATTCAGGCATTTTCAAGAACAAACAGAATCCTTAATTCAATCAAGACATTCGGTAATATCGTTTGCTTTAGAAACCTTCAGAAACGAGTTGATACTGCTATTTCTCTTTTCGGTGATAAGAACGCAGGCGGTATCGTTCTGATGAAAGGTTTCAAAGATTACTACTATGGTTATGAAGGAATTGATGGAAAGCAGTATCCGGGTTATATGGATATGATGGATGACTTAACATCTAAATTTCCACTTTCAGAGCCACAGATTATCGGTGAGCAGAATCAGAAGGATTTTATATCATTATTTGGTGCAATTCTTCGTATGAGAAACCTTTTATCTGCATTTGACGAATTTGCAGGTAAAGAGATGATTTCTGAACGTGATTTACAGGATTATCTTGGCAGGTATCAAGACTTGCGAGATGAATGGAACGAAAGACGCAAGCGTGGTGAAATCACAGATATTATCGATGATATTGTCTTTGAAGTTGAACTTATCAAGCAGATAGAAATCAATATCGATTATATCCTTATGCTTGTAAAGAAATACCACGATAGCCACTGTGAAGATAAGGAAGTGCTTGTCACAATCAAAAAGGCTATTGATGCCAGCCCTGAACTTCGTAGCAAAAAGGCACTTATCGAAACATTCATTGCCGGAATCAATGATGTTGAAGATGTAATGACAGAATGGCATGACTATGTAGCCGAAAAACGTGAAGAAGAACTTGTTCAGATTATTAAAGATGAAAAGCTAAAAGAACCTGAAACAAGAAAGTTTATTGAAAATGCATTCCGTGATGGTGAAATCAAAACCACAGGTACAGACATAGACAAACTTATGCCACCTGTATCTCGTTTTGGTGGTGGCAACAGAGATGCCAAGAAGCAAGGTGTCATTGACAAGCTTAAATCATTCTTCGAGAAGTTCTTCGGTGTTGGCGGCTCATTCACTGCTGATACACATAAAACTGTGAGCTATGCTGATGTTGTATCAAATCAACCATTGATGATGGTAGCTGAAGATACTGCAACTTATGGAACGAAGAAGGATGGTGAATAA
- the hslU gene encoding ATP-dependent protease ATPase subunit HslU, whose amino-acid sequence MENEIKNTSAGIPDGLTPAQIVERLDGYIIGQQKAKRFVAVALRNRQRRIKLPADIRDEVAPKNILMIGPTGVGKTEIARRLAKLCGAPFLKVEATKYTEVGYVGRDVESMVRDLMAVGYNMVKAEMQETLKEKCAPKVEEQLLDLILPGSADKTSKNKDASKKNEVRVLGGLFGEDSPVQGGIIKIDVPKNTAVEEENSDVEPKESANPSFEDADAAERMSETREKFRKLLREGKLEDRMVEVNVHQQPRFMGMDVLGRGNPEDFEQGINSLQEMLSGGRIRRKTVTVAEARGILMAENLDRMTDSDKVADEAKKRVEQSGIIFIDEIDKIATKGGESSRQDVSREGVQRDILPIVEGSDVNTKWGVVNTTHILFIGAGAFSVSAPGDLIPELQGRFPLRVELEALKKEDFKRILTEPKNALVKQYEALLGTEGVVLDITEDAIDRMAFIAEDVNSRAENIGARRLHTIMETVLEDLSFSADLHCGETITIDKDYVDERMKNVVQDQNLERYIL is encoded by the coding sequence TTGGAAAACGAAATAAAAAATACTTCAGCAGGAATTCCCGACGGGCTTACTCCGGCACAGATTGTAGAAAGACTTGACGGATACATAATAGGCCAGCAGAAAGCAAAGCGTTTTGTTGCTGTTGCGTTAAGAAACCGCCAGCGCAGAATAAAGCTTCCTGCAGATATAAGGGATGAAGTTGCTCCGAAAAATATTCTGATGATCGGGCCGACCGGTGTAGGCAAAACAGAAATTGCCCGCCGTCTTGCAAAACTCTGCGGTGCGCCTTTTCTTAAGGTTGAAGCCACAAAATATACAGAAGTAGGATATGTTGGCCGCGATGTAGAAAGCATGGTAAGGGATCTTATGGCTGTAGGATACAATATGGTAAAGGCCGAAATGCAGGAGACACTTAAAGAAAAATGTGCCCCGAAGGTAGAAGAGCAGCTTCTGGATCTTATTCTTCCCGGCAGTGCAGACAAAACTTCCAAAAATAAAGATGCTTCAAAGAAAAATGAAGTACGTGTTCTGGGGGGACTTTTTGGTGAAGACAGTCCTGTTCAGGGCGGAATAATTAAAATAGATGTTCCCAAAAATACAGCCGTCGAAGAAGAAAATTCTGACGTAGAACCAAAAGAAAGCGCAAACCCTTCTTTTGAGGATGCAGATGCTGCCGAAAGGATGTCAGAGACAAGAGAAAAATTCCGCAAACTGTTGCGCGAAGGAAAGCTTGAAGACAGAATGGTCGAAGTAAACGTTCACCAGCAGCCAAGATTTATGGGAATGGACGTGCTTGGACGCGGAAATCCCGAAGATTTTGAGCAGGGAATAAACAGCCTTCAGGAAATGCTTTCGGGCGGAAGAATCAGGCGCAAGACGGTAACTGTAGCAGAAGCCCGCGGTATTCTCATGGCCGAAAATCTTGACCGCATGACAGATTCTGACAAAGTTGCAGACGAAGCAAAAAAACGTGTAGAGCAGAGCGGAATCATTTTTATTGATGAAATAGACAAGATTGCCACAAAGGGCGGTGAATCTTCAAGACAGGACGTAAGCCGCGAAGGTGTTCAGCGCGATATTCTTCCGATTGTTGAAGGAAGCGATGTAAACACAAAGTGGGGTGTCGTAAATACAACGCACATTCTGTTTATTGGTGCAGGTGCATTCAGTGTTTCGGCTCCAGGAGACCTTATTCCTGAACTTCAGGGCCGTTTCCCTCTCAGAGTTGAACTTGAAGCTTTGAAAAAAGAAGACTTCAAGCGCATTCTTACTGAACCGAAAAATGCCCTTGTAAAACAGTATGAGGCTCTTTTGGGAACAGAGGGTGTTGTTCTTGACATTACCGAAGACGCGATTGATAGAATGGCCTTTATTGCCGAAGACGTCAATTCACGTGCAGAAAACATAGGTGCCCGCCGCCTTCATACCATTATGGAGACAGTGCTTGAGGATCTGAGTTTTTCTGCAGACCTTCACTGCGGTGAAACAATTACCATAGACAAAGATTATGTTGACGAACGCATGAAGAATGTTGTTCAGGATCAGAACTTGGAACGCTATATACTGTAA
- the hslV gene encoding ATP-dependent protease subunit HslV: protein MTEDEERKIRSTTVIAVKRNGKVAMAGDGQVTMGNTVMKGNARKVRRIFDGKVLTGFAGATADAFTLFDKFEEKLKSFNGDLTRSAVELAKLWRTERSMSKLDALLLVADKDKILLISGSGDVIEPENDILAIGSGGNYAYSAALAYMEASDYSAKEIVEKSLKIAGQICIYTNSHITVEEL, encoded by the coding sequence ATGACCGAAGATGAAGAGCGCAAAATAAGAAGTACAACCGTAATTGCCGTAAAAAGAAATGGTAAGGTTGCAATGGCCGGTGACGGACAGGTTACAATGGGCAATACCGTTATGAAAGGCAATGCAAGAAAAGTACGCCGCATTTTTGACGGAAAGGTTCTTACAGGATTTGCCGGGGCTACAGCAGATGCCTTTACTCTGTTTGACAAATTTGAAGAAAAACTCAAGTCTTTTAACGGCGATTTGACACGTTCCGCAGTTGAACTTGCAAAACTCTGGAGAACCGAGCGTTCCATGAGCAAACTGGATGCACTGCTTCTCGTGGCAGACAAAGACAAGATTCTTCTTATTTCAGGAAGTGGCGATGTCATTGAGCCCGAAAACGATATTCTTGCCATCGGTTCCGGCGGAAACTATGCCTATTCTGCAGCCCTTGCCTACATGGAAGCCAGCGATTACAGTGCAAAGGAAATTGTAGAAAAGTCACTTAAAATTGCAGGACAGATCTGCATTTACACAAACAGCCACATAACCGTAGAGGAGCTTTAA